A single genomic interval of Scylla paramamosain isolate STU-SP2022 chromosome 4, ASM3559412v1, whole genome shotgun sequence harbors:
- the LOC135099951 gene encoding uncharacterized protein LOC135099951, giving the protein MDSGKLTFIREIWRTGKDLGLPNADIDHIFTSVIYEEEYKEQQSCQRTQRDENCSKKKGFAKVWKVRVIASAAFKLCAIATTISILCLAFIYLHNPSKKLVMRNIQDMIYPFLTSLRYITLPVLERYPHLSQWYSEECLIKNAFFDQLNIDCSPCEGENSPVYTESLNSFSSVYYNSGKLVVISDAMHNIVTVKSILNMVDISEEINSGSFRLSSGNKELNLGTHDWGLHLPKDDIHIEWKINKLETLHFVRKAFPRVYFIPQETEVSLHRYLFIDGPRSGSYPLPLTEFANIVLMQGEGKSSITMIPSNHCKTACKATDIVLNPSQVLFFNWVYWRPVRQGGNYTSLLLMSSFY; this is encoded by the coding sequence ATGGATAGTGGAAAGTTAACTTTCATAAGAGAAATTTGGAGGACTGGGAAAGATTTAGGTCTTCCAAATGCTGACATTGACCATATATTTACTTCTGTCATttatgaagaagaatacaaagaacagcagTCATGCCAAAGGACACAACGAGATGAGAATTGTAGCAAAAAGAAAGGGTTTGCAAAAGTGTGGAAAGTGCGTGTCATTGCTTCAGCAGCATTTAAATTGTGTGCCATTGCAACAACTATCAGCATCTTATGTTTGGCATTCATATACCTCCACAACCCATCCAAGAAGCTGGTCATGCGAAACATTCAAGACATGATATATCCATTTTTAACTTCTCTTCGATACATTACTTTACCAGTACTTGAGAGGTACCCTCACCTTAGCCAGTGGTATTCTGAGGAGTGCTTGATCAAGAATGCTTTTTTTGATCAGTTAAATATAGACTGCTCACCATGTGAAGGTGAAAATTCACCAGTGTATACAGAAAGTTTGAACAGTTTTTCTAGTGTATATTATAACAGTGGAAAGCTAGTGGTGATTTCAGATGCCATGCATAATATTGTAACTGTTAAAAGTATTTTAAATATGGTAGACATCAGTGAAGAAATTAATTCTGGATCATTTCGGCTTTCATCAGGAAATAAAGAACTTAATTTAGGTACACATGATTGGGGATTACATTTACCTAAGGATGATATTCATATTgagtggaaaataaataagttagaAACACTACACTTTGTTCGTAAAGCGTTTCCTCGGGTGTACTTTATTCCTCAGGAGACAGAAGTATCTCTTCacagatatttatttattgatggaCCAAGATCTGGCTCATACCCTCTACCCCTAACAGAGTTTGCAAACATTGTCCTCATGCAGGGTGAAGGTAAAAGTTCAATAACAATGATTCCATCCAATCACTGTAAGACTGCCTGTAAGGCCACTGATATTGTCTTGAATCCCTCTCAGGTGCTATTTTTTAACTGGGTGTATTGGAGACCAgtaagacaaggaggaaattATACATCACTTTTACTGATGAGCTCTTTCTATTAA